The genomic DNA CAGGTTTTCGTTGTCTCCGTCAATGATCCTTTTGTGTATGGAGAACCCGTCCGCGCTTTCAATTGAATAACATCAATCTTACTGACCGTAACAGGACCAAGGCTTGGGGAACCTCCCTCGACCCCACCGGCAAGAGCGGCGTATGTTAACTCTCCTCATAACGAGGACAAAGTCCAATTGTTAACTGCTTGGATAGATTCGCTTCCTTGGTGACCCCACTGGTAAATTCTCCGAGGCCCTCGATGTGACCTTTGACAGCACCTCGGTCTTTGGCAACCAGCGCAGCAAGCGCTACGCTCTTACTGTGGAGAACGGCAAGGTCACGGGTACTTACATTGAGCCGGACAACACTGGCGTCAATGGTATGCACATCCTTATAACATCGCTGAGAATACTGCTAACATGCATTAGCCTCCACGGCCGAGAAGGTCCTTGGTTAAACGCTTTAGTATAGATTGAATGTACATTCATGCCACTGTAAATGACCATCTATAACAATGTAGTTATTCATTCAATCATATTCGACAACCATAGTCCCGTTGCCAACATTATCCGTACAATGTACATTTTTATTCCTCCAACGCCTAACAATGGCATCTATGCAATCCGTCCATATCCCATCTTAATGTTATTGTCAAATCACTGCTGCATCATCGACTGCCACTGCTCCGGTGTGTAGCACTTTGGTGTCCAGGCATGAATAGCCGCAATCTCTTCCTTAAGCGCGGCGTTCACCAACCGATGCCGAGCGAGCATGTTCTTGCTTTCGAACTGGGGGGAAACGATAATCGCCATGAACGCTTGACCGCATCCGCCTACACCTCGTCAGTAACCATTCTCTGTCCCTTTTTATTTCCCCTCTTTCTTTTATAGACCCATACCAGACAAATCTTCAATCTCAACATGCTGAGCCTGCagcttctcaatcaactTGTTGCGTACCAACTCCGCCGTAACACCGGTACTCGAATCTGCCATGGCTGCGTCGACGGCCGCAAAAGAGCGCGCAGAAAGCGAAAAGGGCGATTTCTTAACCTGGGGGTTGTGGATGGGGGCGCGGAGAAGATAGCGGCAACTTCTGCGGAAGATGGTGGTGCTGCGGGAGAACATCAACGCGGTCTAttaggaggaggaagaagataaaagaaaagaaaatataaGGGGTACAAAAGGTAAGACAGTAAATATGTTGTTATCGGATACCGCATCCCAATTCCATTCGAGAGAATGACGGAATTAATCATCCAACGTCGGTCCGTTGCTTACCGTCCATATGCTGGCTTTTCATTGGCGGGTGTGATCGTGGGGTGTGTGGCTGGTGCTGTGGCTTGAGCTCTACAACAATCGGCGtcatcttttcttccccCAGATATCAATATTTTCTCTGCGTGGGTTGTCTTTTGATGTCTATTCCCCGCACATTGCGTCGCTTTTCAAACAtgccatcatcatctcccgcTTACTGCTCGCCTTTTACGCGGGCAGTGGTGAGCTCCATGAGAAAGCTGTACGCCTGTTCCCCATCAAGCTTGACATTGACTGACGAGACGAAATAGCTATCCCGAGTCATTGGCGGATAAAAGCTGGGACAACACAGGCTGTATGCAACCCCGGAATCTTCCTAATGTGCAAAGTCTAATAACAGCAGTACTCCTCGAAGCTCCCTTTGACGGCTCCCGATACCGCCAACGAAACTCCGTCCTCCTAGCCATTGACCTCACCAAAGCCGTCGTCGATGAAGCCATCAACCGCGGAGACTCGGTCGTCGTGGCCTACCGTATGCCCTTCCCACCAATCACCCACGACCAAATGTCAACCCACTGACAGGTCACTGGCAACGACAGACCCCATCATCTTCCGCGGCCTCAAATCCCTCACCCTAAACGATTCCCAACAAACCTCCCTCCTCCGTCTGGCTCAAGCAGGAATTAGCGTGTACTCCCCGCATACAGCCATCGACGCCGCACCGGGTGGAATGGGCGATTGGCTCTGCGATGTCGTAACGGGATGCTTCATCTCGAAACCACAGGACCTGCCTCCGGCGCCGGCAGAACAAAAACCGATCCCGCAGCTCTACACGAAACCGACCTACCCCCAGCCAACAGGAATCACCGCAAACCCGCCCGAACTCAAACATACCCGCAAGACAATCCACCCCTCTTCCCCGCCCGTACCTGAGGGTTGTGAGAATGCGGGGATGGGCCGTCTCGTTACATTCTCTGAACCGCAGCCGCTGTCTACGATTATCGATCATATTGCCGCTGGAGTGGGTAACCCGGGTGGTATCCCCATTGCCATCCCGCAGGGTTCACAGCTTGAGGACATCCGCATCCGCACTGTGGGCGTCTGTCCGGGGTCAGGGTCCAGTGTGCTCATGAAGGGTGTGAGCGAGATCCCAGATCTAATGTTCACCGGAGAGATGAGTCACCACGAGGCGCTTGCGGCCATTGAAAATGGAAAGGTTGTGGTTTCGTTGAGCCATTCGAATACGGAACGGGGTTATTTGCATGCTGTTATGAAGGAGAAGTTGCAAAGTGCTCTGCGGGGGGAGTGGGAGAGCGTTAGACAAGAGGGTATTAAGGCTTTTGAGGATGGTGGTAGTGTCCAGGAATTGGAGATGTTCGAGGATGGGACATGTGAGGTTGATGTTAGTAAAGCGGACCGGGATCCGTATGGGATTATGATTCGGCGGATATAACGATTTTACGCTTGTGATTGCAATACTAATGCATTTACAATAACAATGAAGAAACATTCTAGCTCAACAACACCCTTATCTCCCCCGTAGTCCTCGGGAACAGCGCCCTCAAACTATACTTCTCCTGGCCCTCTTCACCTTCACCTTCGTACTCGCTCCCACTCCAATCAACATGCTCATTCACGAGTGAAATACCTCTCGCCTCATCCGCCCCAATAATCATCCCCTCTACGAACTCAAAGTCCCGACAAAACGCCTCCACGGCTTCCTCAGTAACACTCTTCACGAATGCCGCACTCTGTACCCTCTTCAAGTTCTCTGTGGCATCCATGAGCGCCGACGGCAGGAAATCATCGAGTTGTTGACTGGCTGCGATGAGGGAGGATGGTTGGAAGGCCGGGAGGGTAGTTATTGAAGCGAGATTGGTGCTTGGTTGGCGTTTGTGATTCGAGGTTTGGGTAGTAGAGGTAGAAGGGGAGTAGGGTTCCAGTGCTTCGAGAAGGACCTGGAGACCTGAGGAGGATAGGAGGTAGCGGTGTTGGATTTCGAGGAGATCGATACGGATGGTTGAGATGGAGGTTGAGAGGGGTTGGAGGTGTGTTGCGCTAGCGAAGGGGTAGGCGGAGATGTTTGTGCGGGTGGTGAGAAGGATGTTTGTTTTG from Aspergillus chevalieri M1 DNA, chromosome 1, nearly complete sequence includes the following:
- a CDS encoding peroxiredoxin family protein (COG:O;~EggNog:ENOG410PN2B;~InterPro:IPR036249,IPR037944,IPR013740;~PFAM:PF08534,PF00578;~go_function: GO:0016491 - oxidoreductase activity [Evidence IEA]); amino-acid sequence: MFATRRVATSLPRAFSQRALFHNTAPAFVQKGDSIPDLDVLVENSPGNKVNLAKEIKGKGVIIGTPAAFSPACSSTHVPGYINHPKLKEAGQVFVVSVNDPFVTKAWGTSLDPTGKSGIRFLGDPTGKFSEALDVTFDSTSVFGNQRSKRYALTVENGKVTGTYIEPDNTGVNASTAEKVLG
- a CDS encoding BolA family protein (COG:T;~EggNog:ENOG410PRF5;~InterPro:IPR002634,IPR036065;~PFAM:PF01722); the protein is MFSRSTTIFRRSCRYLLRAPIHNPQVKKSPFSLSARSFAAVDAAMADSSTGVTAELVRNKLIEKLQAQHVEIEDLSGGCGQAFMAIIVSPQFESKNMLARHRLVNAALKEEIAAIHAWTPKCYTPEQWQSMMQQ
- a CDS encoding Nif3-like dinuclear metal center hexameric protein (BUSCO:EOG09263UQF;~COG:S;~EggNog:ENOG410PK0I;~InterPro:IPR002678,IPR036069;~PFAM:PF01784) — protein: MSIPRTLRRFSNMPSSSPAYCSPFTRAVVSSMRKLYPESLADKSWDNTGLLLEAPFDGSRYRQRNSVLLAIDLTKAVVDEAINRGDSVVVAYHPIIFRGLKSLTLNDSQQTSLLRLAQAGISVYSPHTAIDAAPGGMGDWLCDVVTGCFISKPQDLPPAPAEQKPIPQLYTKPTYPQPTGITANPPELKHTRKTIHPSSPPVPEGCENAGMGRLVTFSEPQPLSTIIDHIAAGVGNPGGIPIAIPQGSQLEDIRIRTVGVCPGSGSSVLMKGVSEIPDLMFTGEMSHHEALAAIENGKVVVSLSHSNTERGYLHAVMKEKLQSALRGEWESVRQEGIKAFEDGGSVQELEMFEDGTCEVDVSKADRDPYGIMIRRI